The stretch of DNA GCACTCGCTCTCCGCGTTCGTGCATTTCTTGGGCCTCAATAGACAATGTCGCGACAGGGCGCGCTTCTAGGCGGCGAACACGGATGGGGTCGCCCGTCTCCTCACAATAACCATAAGTGCCGTTATCGATGCGGCGAATGGCTTTGTCGATTTTATTGGTCAGCTTACGCAGACGATCACGGGTGCGCAGTTCAAGTTGACGGTCTGCATTGGCCGCCGCCGTATCCGCTGGGTCGGGATGGGACACATTTTCACCCTTAAGATACTCAATCGTCTCGGCCGTTTGCCGCGCGACGTCATCTCTCCAATCCGTCAGAATTTTACGGAAATAAGCCGACATAATCGGGTTCATGAATTTTTCGTCTTCGTCTGATGGCTGATAGCCCTCAGGGATTTTCACGCTTTCAGTCTTTTTCGCAGCAGTCATTATAAACTCCCAATTATCCCCAAACCGACTCACTTTTGTGGGTCTGATTTTGGGGCGCTATACAGCGGCTTTGGCCTCACGACAATAGGTCAAACTGCGATTGGTTTCCCGCGCGTATAAAGCTTGTGGATATTTGCTTGAACCCGCACGGCGCTACCCCTAGATAGGGCGCGAGATAAAAAGGATATGATGATGAAATTTGAAGGCACAAAAGACTACGTCGCGACTGGTGATTTGATGATGGCGGTTAATGCCGCTATCACATTAGAACGCCCGCTTTTGATCAAGGGCGAACCGGGAACGGGTAAAACTGTGCTGGCCCACGAAATCGCCAAAGGGCTGGGCGCGCCGCTGCTGGAATGGAACATCAAATCCACGACCAAAGCCCAACAAGGGCTGTATGAATATGACGCGGTGGCCCGCCTACGCGATAGCCAGCTAGGCGATGACCGCGTTCACGACATCAGCAATTATATCAAGCGCGGCAAAGTCTGGGAGGCTTTCACATCAGAGCAGCGCCCAATTTTGTTGATTGACGAAATTGACAAAGCCGATATCGAATTTCCAAACGACTTGTTGCATGAGCTCGATAAAATGGCGTTCTTTGTTTACGAGACAGGCGAGACCATCACAGCCAAACAGCGTCCGATTATCATCATCACATCCAATAATGAGAAAGACTTACCCGATGCGTTTTTGCGCCGGTGTTTTTTCCATTATATTCAATTCCCCGACGACGAGACTATGGCGAAAATCGTCGAAGTCCACTTCCCGGGTATTAAGCCGCGCCTGCTATCAGCGGCGATGAAACGCTTTTATGATGTGCGGTCCATGCCGGGCCTAAAGAAAAAGCCCAGCACGAGCGAACTTTTGGATTGGCTGAAATTGCTTCTGGTTGAAGATATTGATCCGGAGACCTTAAAAGAAGCCGACCCGAAAAAGATGATACCGCCGCTGCATGGTGCGCTGCTTAAGAATGAGCAGGATGTGCATCTGTTTGAGCGCTTAGCCTTCCTGAGCCGCCGCGAGAGCTAGTGATAGACTTGTGTGAAATTCCAAATCACAGGCACATCTTTTAAGGCGTCTTCGTAATGGCTGGAAAAGCCAGGCATTTTCACCTGATTAAGAAAGCTGGAATAGGCGAGATAGGACACGAGGAAGCGCAAATCCTGTACCCAGGGCGGCATATATTTCGGCACGGTCAATTCCCCATGTTCGGCCAGATATGCCAAAGCAGGCACGTCTTGGAGGTCCAATTTACCCGACCATAAAATTCGGATTAAATCTGCGCGGCCCAATTTCACGACACTACGCATATAATTATGCACCCGCAAAAGCCCGTTTAGATAGACCATGTCTTTGGTGAACGGGGCGCCGCCGGTAATCACACCGCCCCTGAAAATACGGCGTGTGTTTTCAAACGCTTCTTCGCGACTATGGCTACGCGGGACATAGAAATCGAAAACCTCTTTAAAATCTGCACCGTCCAGACACATTTGAATAGCCAAAACGCGGTCTCCTAAACGACGGAAACGGTCGGGGTCCATCGCGCCGCTGATAATTTCAGCAAACACAGCCAAGCCTTCTTGGATCTCAGTCGTCCCCGCATGGGCGCGCGCCAGAAACGGAAAGCCCTCTTGCGCGGCCCCGTTTAATCCTGTTGCGACATGCACAAGCGCTTCATGCTGCAACAGCTGATCAACATCACGCGCGCCAAACACGGCGGATGATTTCACCCGAATACGGGTCCGCCCCGCCAAGGCTTTGGCTGATAAGTTGGGTCTGACCTCGACGCGCGGCGCATCTTCGCCGAAATGGTATTTCAAATGCGGGCGCAGGCGCTTTGCAAACTCAACGCCGCCAAATTCAGCTTGGCATCCCTCCATGACCAGATGGTCAAAAT from Fretibacter rubidus encodes:
- a CDS encoding flavohemoglobin expression-modulating QEGLA motif protein, with amino-acid sequence MEKLAPAHLAKAKQAAAILNDTAKGLPLLRSMNWDDRWRKKFLDTGALPRPKYSRVDTTHVHEAVASARALLDGDHPVTEFVRRFSGTLEEMGGLLQSRGTAQFLNHSKALFGEPTQFMIDRKTRVLDLARHMDASLDGLDFDHLVMEGCQAEFGGVEFAKRLRPHLKYHFGEDAPRVEVRPNLSAKALAGRTRIRVKSSAVFGARDVDQLLQHEALVHVATGLNGAAQEGFPFLARAHAGTTEIQEGLAVFAEIISGAMDPDRFRRLGDRVLAIQMCLDGADFKEVFDFYVPRSHSREEAFENTRRIFRGGVITGGAPFTKDMVYLNGLLRVHNYMRSVVKLGRADLIRILWSGKLDLQDVPALAYLAEHGELTVPKYMPPWVQDLRFLVSYLAYSSFLNQVKMPGFSSHYEDALKDVPVIWNFTQVYH
- the dksA gene encoding RNA polymerase-binding protein DksA; this encodes MTAAKKTESVKIPEGYQPSDEDEKFMNPIMSAYFRKILTDWRDDVARQTAETIEYLKGENVSHPDPADTAAANADRQLELRTRDRLRKLTNKIDKAIRRIDNGTYGYCEETGDPIRVRRLEARPVATLSIEAQEMHERGERVRAG
- a CDS encoding AAA family ATPase yields the protein MMMKFEGTKDYVATGDLMMAVNAAITLERPLLIKGEPGTGKTVLAHEIAKGLGAPLLEWNIKSTTKAQQGLYEYDAVARLRDSQLGDDRVHDISNYIKRGKVWEAFTSEQRPILLIDEIDKADIEFPNDLLHELDKMAFFVYETGETITAKQRPIIIITSNNEKDLPDAFLRRCFFHYIQFPDDETMAKIVEVHFPGIKPRLLSAAMKRFYDVRSMPGLKKKPSTSELLDWLKLLLVEDIDPETLKEADPKKMIPPLHGALLKNEQDVHLFERLAFLSRRES